The genomic window TGGCTGTGGCTATGGCTTCTATACCCAGATGATCGATAAGCTGCGTGATTTGCATGTTGTGGGCTTTGATGAAGCCTTTGATCGACTCTTGGTTGGTCAAGAACATGCCAATCGCGCGACCTTTGTACGCGGCGATGGCCAAGGCATGCCCTTTGCCGATAATAGCTTCGATAAAATTCTGCTCTCAGAAGTACTCGAACATATTCCCGACCAACAGGCAGCCTTGCACGAATTGCGCCGCATCATTAAGCCTGGTGGCATCTTGGCAATTTCAGTGCCGCATGCCAATTATCCGCTGTGGTGGGACCCCGCCAGCTGGATCTGGACGCGGCTTGGTGGCAAACCCTTCACCCATACCAAATTTGGCAGCATTTGGGAAAACCATGTGCGCTTGTATGAGCCAGCCGAATTGGTACGTCAAGTGCGGATGGCCGATTTCGAGGTTGAATGCTGCGAAGAAGCTACTCACTACGCTATTCCGATGACTCCTTATGTGGTATATGGCATTGGCAAGCCTTTAATTGAATCGGGTATCTTGCCTGAAAGCTGGATGAAAAGCGCCGACCGCATGCGTGGCGACCAAAACCAAGGCAGCAAATTGAATCCACTCAACCTTGCACGCGGCATTATCAATTATGTTGACCAACTCAATGAACGCCCAGAAACTTTAGATAAACGCAGCTTTGTGAATGTCTTTGTTAAAGCCCGCAAGCCCTTGAGTTAAGTCTGTCAGGAGATCGTGTCCATGCTACGAGGTGTCTTCCCAAGCCAGCGTCTAGGCTGGCTTTGGCTTTTAGGCTTGCTTGGAACAGCCCTAGCGCTCATGCTCAAGGTGCAAGCTCAACTTGAATTCCGCCATTTCAATGGGGCAGTTTTGCTTGGGGCAGCGGTTGCGCTCGGCATTTGGTGGTGGCTGATCAAGCGCCAACCGCCACAAGCTGATAGCTTGCCTGAACTCAATGATCAGCCG from Chloroflexota bacterium includes these protein-coding regions:
- a CDS encoding class I SAM-dependent methyltransferase, whose translation is MNMTEQPYAPLAPHDAALMDTMLRNEADPAYSRRARRLMQYLDLQAGDTVLDCGCGYGFYTQMIDKLRDLHVVGFDEAFDRLLVGQEHANRATFVRGDGQGMPFADNSFDKILLSEVLEHIPDQQAALHELRRIIKPGGILAISVPHANYPLWWDPASWIWTRLGGKPFTHTKFGSIWENHVRLYEPAELVRQVRMADFEVECCEEATHYAIPMTPYVVYGIGKPLIESGILPESWMKSADRMRGDQNQGSKLNPLNLARGIINYVDQLNERPETLDKRSFVNVFVKARKPLS